A portion of the Helicobacter jaachi genome contains these proteins:
- a CDS encoding biopolymer transporter ExbD gives MKKIDSLNLIPFIDIMLVLLVIVLTSASFVVQSRIQVDVPRLEESQGQNADKKDTHSITIDKQGQLFLDDKSLSLEELREQVSGFDKNMQVIIRGDRESDLEYFLEITTMLRDKGVSDVYVITEQK, from the coding sequence ATGAAAAAAATAGATTCTTTAAATCTTATTCCATTTATTGATATTATGCTCGTGCTATTAGTTATTGTGCTAACTAGCGCGTCATTTGTAGTGCAAAGCAGAATCCAAGTAGATGTGCCGCGCCTTGAAGAATCACAAGGGCAAAATGCCGATAAAAAGGACACGCATAGCATTACAATTGATAAGCAAGGGCAGCTTTTCCTTGATGATAAATCTTTGAGTTTAGAGGAGTTAAGGGAGCAGGTGAGTGGGTTTGATAAAAATATGCAAGTGATTATCCGTGGCGATAGGGAGAGTGATTTGGAATATTTCCTTGAAATCACTACTATGCTACGCGATAAGGGTGTAAGTGATGTGTATGTTATCACAGAGCAGAAGTAG
- the exbB gene encoding TonB-system energizer ExbB has protein sequence MREMVDYGVLGFLLFLSIVVLGVALERWWVYRHINLKDFNDKRILELVLHKRLTLIATIGSNAPYIGLLGTVFGIMVTFVEIGSNSLVDTQSIMAGLALALKATAAGLVVAIPSIIFYNFLLRRAEELLSLWDIAHNPLPKSPTRYDV, from the coding sequence ATGAGAGAAATGGTAGATTATGGGGTGCTTGGGTTTTTATTATTTTTAAGCATCGTAGTGCTTGGTGTAGCACTTGAGCGATGGTGGGTGTATAGGCATATTAATCTTAAAGATTTTAATGATAAGCGCATTTTAGAGCTTGTGCTGCATAAGCGCTTAACGCTCATTGCTACTATTGGTTCAAATGCTCCTTATATTGGGCTTTTAGGCACGGTGTTTGGGATTATGGTAACTTTTGTGGAGATTGGCTCAAACTCGCTTGTAGATACTCAAAGTATTATGGCAGGATTAGCTCTAGCGCTTAAGGCTACTGCTGCAGGGCTTGTTGTGGCTATACCCTCTATTATTTTTTATAATTTTTTGTTGCGGCGTGCAGAGGAGCTACTCTCTTTATGGGATATTGCGCATAATCCCCTGCCAAAGTCGCCCACAAGGTATGATGTATGA
- the smpB gene encoding SsrA-binding protein SmpB, producing MQSRIIAKNKKAYFDYEILESLEAGIVLLGSEVKSIRAGRVNLKDSFVKIMRGEAFLFNAHISFLETTFAHFKPNERRERKLLLHRKQLDRLFGSVSKESLSIVPLNIYFNQKNKIKLCIALARGKKLHDKRESIKKKMLEREARANMKDYGKKL from the coding sequence ATGCAAAGTAGGATAATTGCCAAAAATAAAAAGGCATATTTTGATTATGAGATTTTAGAGAGCTTAGAGGCAGGCATTGTGCTGCTAGGCAGTGAGGTAAAAAGTATCCGCGCTGGGCGAGTAAATCTCAAAGATAGCTTTGTGAAAATTATGCGCGGGGAGGCGTTTTTATTTAATGCGCATATTTCATTTTTAGAGACTACTTTTGCGCATTTTAAGCCCAATGAGCGGCGAGAGAGGAAGCTATTATTGCACAGAAAGCAGCTTGATAGGCTTTTTGGGAGTGTGAGTAAAGAATCATTAAGCATTGTGCCATTAAACATTTATTTTAATCAAAAAAATAAAATCAAACTTTGCATTGCGCTTGCGCGTGGGAAAAAGCTGCATGATAAGCGAGAGAGTATAAAGAAAAAAATGCTTGAGCGTGAGGCTAGGGCGAATATGAAAGATTATGGCAAAAAGTTATGA
- a CDS encoding 4-(cytidine 5'-diphospho)-2-C-methyl-D-erythritol kinase → MHILIYPKLNIFLKIIGFQAGFHQLQSRFVLAQGGLYDEMYISTSNAFALKGDFGCALEDNLIYKAKCALEHYLHKHNKPTKALDSIKVEVLKRIPKGAGLGGGSGNAGAFLKAINTFLSLGLTQNALLDIAKGVGADVAFFASGVQSANVRGRGEIIESTNTESANETSLDYEIYTPSVFCDTKKVYQYYADSIKANKRAYSEPVKDWFKLSSKALLEQHKDRAEMNDLFLSALKAYPALLDVARNLGQEWYFSGSGSSFFRLKKA, encoded by the coding sequence ATGCACATACTCATTTATCCAAAACTTAATATTTTTTTAAAGATTATTGGTTTTCAGGCGGGCTTTCATCAACTGCAATCGCGCTTTGTTTTGGCGCAAGGTGGGCTATATGATGAGATGTATATTTCAACAAGTAATGCCTTTGCACTCAAAGGCGATTTTGGCTGCGCGCTAGAGGATAATCTCATTTATAAGGCTAAATGCGCGCTTGAACATTATCTGCACAAGCACAATAAGCCCACAAAGGCTTTAGATTCTATAAAAGTAGAGGTGTTAAAGCGTATTCCAAAAGGTGCTGGGCTAGGCGGTGGTAGCGGCAATGCAGGCGCGTTTTTAAAAGCTATAAATACATTTTTATCACTGGGTTTAACGCAAAATGCGCTTTTAGATATAGCCAAAGGCGTTGGCGCAGATGTGGCGTTTTTTGCAAGTGGCGTGCAGAGTGCGAATGTGCGTGGACGAGGGGAGATTATAGAATCTACAAATACAGAATCTGCAAATGAAACGAGCTTAGATTATGAGATTTACACACCTAGTGTATTTTGCGATACTAAAAAAGTCTATCAATATTATGCAGATTCTATAAAGGCTAACAAACGCGCATATAGCGAGCCTGTTAAAGATTGGTTTAAACTCTCAAGCAAGGCTTTATTAGAGCAGCACAAAGATAGAGCGGAGATGAATGATTTATTTTTAAGCGCGCTCAAGGCGTATCCTGCACTTTTAGATGTGGCGCGCAATTTAGGGCAGGAGTGGTATTTTAGTGGTAGCGGCAGCAGCTTTTTTAGGCTTAAAAAGGCATAA
- a CDS encoding carbon storage regulator, which translates to MLILSRKQDDSVIIGDDIEIRIISIDKGSVRLGFSAPASCVILRGELKEAISSQNKQACQNVPLDNLSTLKSLLKAKKS; encoded by the coding sequence ATGTTAATACTTTCAAGAAAGCAAGATGATAGCGTGATAATAGGCGATGATATTGAGATACGCATTATCTCTATTGACAAAGGCAGCGTGCGGCTTGGATTTTCTGCGCCCGCATCTTGTGTGATTTTGCGCGGTGAGCTTAAAGAAGCCATTAGCTCGCAAAATAAACAAGCTTGCCAAAATGTGCCTTTGGATAATCTTAGCACGCTTAAATCCCTCTTAAAAGCCAAAAAAAGCTAG
- the truB gene encoding tRNA pseudouridine(55) synthase TruB, producing the protein MRNALLVATYKPPFISSNAYLSSLKRQFNIKKAGYLGTLDPFARGVLVVGFGSYTRLFPYLLKTPKTYRATLWLGAKSASLDIERIESISLVQERDVQEIKDVLDSMCGRITYTPPIFSAKHIGGKRAYELAREGRAVHLAQVQMEIFDIELLSFTHPFIHFEVSVSEGAYVRSIGEMIAHKLQVHGALSSLERVSEGEMSVSQNEGIRILNPLDYLPFTKLTFAQIQALSPQISATLASDIFQGKKITLKNIQKGKYIVCFEDFFSIIEVFADGSIDYILNRIALC; encoded by the coding sequence ATGCGCAATGCGTTACTTGTGGCTACATATAAGCCACCTTTTATAAGCTCAAATGCTTATCTTTCATCATTAAAAAGGCAATTTAACATAAAAAAAGCAGGCTATCTTGGCACGCTTGACCCATTTGCTAGAGGCGTGCTTGTGGTGGGCTTTGGCAGCTATACGAGACTTTTTCCATATTTGCTAAAAACTCCCAAAACATACAGGGCTACGCTGTGGCTTGGCGCAAAATCTGCTAGCCTTGATATTGAGCGTATAGAATCTATAAGCCTCGTGCAGGAGCGTGATGTGCAGGAGATTAAAGATGTGCTAGATTCTATGTGCGGGCGTATTACTTACACGCCGCCTATTTTTAGTGCTAAACACATTGGCGGCAAGCGCGCCTATGAGCTTGCGCGTGAGGGGAGGGCAGTGCATTTAGCACAAGTGCAAATGGAGATTTTTGACATAGAACTTTTATCTTTCACTCACCCTTTTATCCATTTTGAAGTGAGCGTGAGTGAGGGCGCGTATGTGCGTAGCATTGGGGAGATGATAGCTCATAAGCTTCAAGTGCATGGCGCGCTTTCAAGTTTGGAACGTGTGAGTGAAGGGGAAATGAGTGTGAGCCAAAATGAGGGGATTAGAATCTTAAATCCGCTAGATTATTTGCCTTTTACAAAACTCACATTTGCGCAAATACAAGCTCTATCACCGCAAATTAGTGCGACATTAGCGAGCGATATATTTCAGGGCAAAAAAATTACGCTAAAAAACATACAAAAGGGCAAATATATAGTTTGTTTTGAGGATTTTTTCTCTATAATTGAGGTTTTTGCAGATGGCAGCATAGATTACATTCTTAACAGGATAGCATTATGTTAA
- a CDS encoding PAS domain-containing protein: protein MPKEVYLKDNTLITSKTDLKGHITYGNADFACFSGFSEEEFLGQPHNLIRHPDMPHIAFKVLWDNIQHGREFFGFVKNLSKQKNIYWVFANITPSFDEHNHIIGYYSVRRRPSKEGVAFMSDLYAKLRAAEAQGGMHASLELLTHILQEAHTSYDELVIELQNTALTKGYHQ from the coding sequence ATGCCTAAAGAAGTCTATCTCAAGGATAATACCCTAATCACCTCTAAGACAGATTTAAAAGGACATATCACTTATGGTAATGCTGATTTTGCCTGCTTTAGCGGCTTTAGCGAAGAGGAGTTTCTAGGGCAGCCGCATAATCTTATCCGCCACCCTGATATGCCGCATATTGCTTTTAAAGTCTTGTGGGATAATATACAGCATGGCAGGGAGTTTTTTGGCTTTGTGAAAAATCTCTCAAAGCAGAAAAATATTTATTGGGTGTTTGCTAATATCACGCCCTCTTTTGATGAGCATAATCATATCATTGGCTATTATTCTGTGCGTCGCCGCCCTAGCAAGGAGGGAGTGGCGTTTATGAGTGATTTATACGCTAAACTTAGAGCCGCAGAGGCACAAGGGGGTATGCACGCTTCTTTGGAGCTACTCACACATATTTTGCAAGAAGCGCATACTTCATATGATGAGTTAGTCATTGAGTTGCAAAATACCGCGCTCACAAAGGGTTATCATCAATAA
- a CDS encoding ATP-binding cassette domain-containing protein, which yields MLDFINVSYAYRSYRLFRSHKKEVLRHINFTLESGTNLAIMGPSGSGKSTLAQIACGLLRPSVDEHRAKGEVRFNGKTLNLRSLSARRAFYSQVQILFQDSLGSLNPYFSCYENLIEPLIYLQKYRSQSKAHLYELLEIFGLSKDVLHKNVAMISGGQAQRICLIRALLVNPQLLILDESTSGLDYELCLEVIDFLKRWSKESSADSKRSILLITHDAFVAQSLCDEIKTIHNGHLQALQ from the coding sequence ATGCTAGATTTTATCAATGTATCTTATGCTTATCGCTCCTATCGGCTTTTTAGAAGTCATAAAAAGGAGGTATTAAGGCATATAAATTTTACTTTAGAATCTGGCACAAATCTTGCCATTATGGGACCTAGCGGTAGCGGGAAAAGTACGCTTGCTCAAATTGCTTGCGGACTTTTGCGACCTAGTGTTGATGAGCATAGAGCTAAGGGCGAAGTGCGCTTTAATGGAAAAACGCTTAATCTCCGCTCTCTAAGCGCGCGGAGGGCATTTTACTCCCAAGTGCAGATTCTATTTCAAGATAGTTTGGGCAGCCTTAATCCTTACTTTAGCTGCTATGAAAATCTCATCGAGCCGCTTATATATTTGCAAAAATACCGCTCACAAAGCAAGGCGCACCTTTATGAATTGCTTGAAATTTTTGGACTTTCAAAAGATGTGCTGCATAAAAATGTGGCGATGATTTCAGGCGGGCAAGCACAGCGAATCTGCCTCATACGCGCCCTGCTTGTCAATCCGCAATTATTAATCCTTGATGAAAGCACCTCAGGGCTAGATTATGAGCTATGCCTTGAAGTGATAGATTTTTTAAAGCGCTGGAGCAAAGAGAGTAGTGCAGATTCTAAACGCAGCATTTTGCTTATCACCCACGATGCGTTTGTGGCACAAAGCCTGTGCGATGAGATAAAAACCATACACAATGGGCATTTGCAGGCATTGCAATAA
- the nikC gene encoding nickel ABC transporter permease subunit NikC — translation MNLASTNKQPSFADTSLWRVLNIWQNLSWWGKCAFIGLSIVLLIAIFAPFITPYKPDAQDLESILAPMSAQHFLGTDYLGRDVYTRLVYGARLSLFCTFIILGCIVLLGVTLGGLSGFVGGQLDRICMRICDVFISVPTVALSLFLVGVLGAGLENVMIAIILTHWAWYARIVRSIVFNLRHKEYVRLSYTFGESGWQRFKRHIMLPILTQCIVLTSMDIGHIMLHIAGLSFLGLGVQPPTAEWGIMLNEAREYMWDYPMLIVYPGMALFVSVALCNLLGEALRDTLGMACMMGNAPEDTQQGSKEVKATTSAQSLSIENLHIKIGDKTLLNIKHISVRRGECVALLGKSGSGKSLSALALQGFLPSNLVQPSGDVRLNGALINPVAYRARAFACIMQNPLSCFNPLLSIHNHIKESLKSIQKPYDRDFIHKCLRDAGLNESVLEAYPCELSGGMLQRVSIALALLTEAPFIIADEPTSDLDKSTESAILDILRQLQKQKGIGILLITHNLQIIAHYAQRVYVIDEGAIIESISIAHNRLYAHSHEKDLQERNSQDLQNIESTYTPRTQTTRYLQQILNKELSC, via the coding sequence ATGAATCTAGCCTCTACAAATAAACAACCTTCTTTTGCGGACACAAGCCTATGGAGAGTGCTTAATATCTGGCAGAATCTTAGCTGGTGGGGAAAATGCGCATTCATAGGACTTAGCATAGTTTTGCTTATAGCCATTTTTGCACCCTTTATCACTCCATATAAGCCTGATGCGCAGGATTTAGAATCTATCCTTGCTCCTATGAGCGCGCAGCATTTTTTAGGCACAGATTATTTAGGGCGCGATGTTTATACGCGTCTTGTGTATGGAGCTAGGCTCTCGCTTTTTTGCACTTTTATTATTTTAGGCTGCATTGTGCTTTTAGGCGTGACTTTAGGTGGATTAAGCGGCTTTGTGGGTGGGCAGCTTGATAGAATCTGTATGCGAATATGCGATGTGTTTATTAGCGTGCCAACTGTGGCGCTTTCACTATTTCTAGTAGGCGTGCTTGGAGCGGGCTTAGAAAATGTGATGATTGCTATTATTTTAACGCATTGGGCGTGGTATGCGCGAATCGTGCGTAGCATTGTGTTTAATCTTAGACATAAGGAATATGTGCGATTAAGCTATACCTTTGGCGAAAGCGGGTGGCAAAGGTTTAAGCGGCACATTATGCTGCCTATACTCACGCAATGCATTGTCCTTACAAGTATGGATATAGGGCATATTATGCTGCATATTGCGGGATTATCCTTTCTAGGCTTAGGTGTGCAGCCCCCCACTGCGGAATGGGGCATAATGCTTAATGAAGCAAGGGAATATATGTGGGATTATCCTATGCTTATTGTGTATCCGGGTATGGCTTTGTTTGTGAGCGTGGCATTATGCAATCTGTTGGGGGAAGCGCTAAGAGATACGCTTGGCATGGCTTGTATGATGGGTAATGCGCCAGAGGATACACAACAAGGCAGCAAGGAAGTTAAGGCCACTACAAGCGCGCAAAGTTTGAGTATAGAGAATCTGCATATTAAAATCGGGGATAAAACGCTGCTTAACATAAAACATATTAGCGTGCGAAGGGGTGAATGCGTGGCATTGCTAGGCAAAAGTGGGAGCGGGAAATCTCTAAGCGCGCTTGCTTTGCAGGGATTTTTACCATCAAATTTAGTGCAGCCAAGCGGTGATGTGCGGCTTAATGGTGCGCTTATAAATCCTGTTGCTTACCGCGCACGCGCTTTTGCGTGCATTATGCAAAATCCTCTAAGCTGCTTTAATCCCCTTCTTAGCATTCATAATCACATTAAAGAAAGTTTGAAATCTATCCAAAAACCCTATGATAGGGATTTTATCCACAAATGCTTGCGAGATGCGGGTTTAAATGAATCTGTGCTAGAGGCTTATCCTTGCGAGCTAAGCGGTGGTATGCTCCAAAGGGTAAGCATAGCGCTAGCGCTGCTCACGGAAGCACCCTTTATCATAGCCGATGAGCCAACAAGCGATTTAGATAAATCTACAGAATCTGCTATCTTAGATATTTTGCGACAGCTTCAAAAGCAAAAGGGCATAGGTATTTTGCTCATCACGCATAATCTACAAATCATTGCGCATTACGCGCAGCGCGTGTATGTGATTGATGAGGGCGCTATTATAGAATCTATAAGCATTGCTCATAATAGGCTTTATGCCCATTCGCACGAGAAAGACTTACAGGAGAGAAATTCGCAAGATTTGCAAAATATAGAATCCACCTACACCCCGCGCACGCAAACCACGCGCTATTTGCAGCAGATTCTAAATAAGGAGCTTTCATGCTAG
- a CDS encoding ABC transporter permease subunit, whose translation MKRIIISKLLWIVPIVLLCSFGAFCLLRLGGSDPVMSYIIHSNLIATPELIADITRSFGLDKPLLTQYFLWLKDAITLNFGNSYMTGRSVSADFLYFLPNTLLLVLCGFILTFVCSLPLGIISAHYHNKMPDVLIRFFCFIGVSMPNFWLAFLLMLLFSVYLGWLPAVGIEGAKSFILPSICIALMSICIIARLIRANMLEAQKERYVIYAKMRGVRGMRLHIKHIFYNAFLPILTAMGMHIGELLGSALVVESVFALPGIGLYSIQGIANHDYPVIECFIVVLSVCFVLCNGVVDILYGVLDVRIRKHIEETQREAQ comes from the coding sequence GTGAAGCGTATTATTATTTCTAAATTATTGTGGATAGTGCCTATTGTGCTGCTCTGCTCATTTGGAGCATTTTGCCTGCTGCGTCTTGGTGGGAGCGACCCTGTGATGTCATATATTATTCATTCTAATCTTATTGCCACGCCTGAACTTATTGCTGATATTACGCGAAGCTTTGGGCTTGATAAGCCACTTTTGACACAATATTTTTTATGGCTAAAAGATGCCATAACGCTTAACTTTGGTAATTCTTATATGACTGGGCGAAGCGTGAGCGCTGATTTTTTATACTTTTTGCCCAACACCCTTTTGCTCGTGCTATGTGGCTTTATCTTAACTTTTGTTTGCTCTCTTCCTTTAGGGATTATAAGCGCGCATTATCATAATAAAATGCCTGATGTGCTTATCCGCTTTTTTTGCTTTATAGGAGTGAGTATGCCAAATTTTTGGCTAGCATTTTTGCTTATGCTGCTTTTTAGCGTATATCTTGGCTGGCTGCCTGCTGTGGGGATAGAGGGGGCAAAAAGCTTTATTTTGCCAAGTATATGCATTGCGCTTATGTCAATATGTATTATCGCGCGGCTTATTCGTGCTAATATGCTAGAAGCGCAGAAAGAAAGATATGTGATTTATGCCAAAATGCGCGGTGTGCGCGGTATGAGGCTGCATATAAAACATATTTTTTATAACGCATTTTTGCCTATTTTAACGGCTATGGGTATGCACATAGGCGAGTTATTGGGGAGTGCGCTAGTGGTTGAGAGCGTGTTTGCGCTGCCGGGTATTGGACTTTATAGCATTCAAGGGATTGCAAATCATGATTATCCTGTGATTGAGTGCTTTATTGTTGTGCTTAGCGTGTGCTTTGTGCTGTGTAATGGCGTGGTGGATATTTTGTATGGTGTGCTTGATGTGCGCATACGCAAGCACATAGAGGAAACACAAAGGGAGGCACAATGA
- a CDS encoding outer membrane family protein, with protein MKKSMIALCVICACGFALDYSFGGRAEAFGKFSFNDGKANEADSINPSDSYASMFGALEWAVREGGLELALGGALNTLAYDSTTAQGGTSLGNGYVGAWWGYRGNEGLETRRYILHNASIGFENSLFSFKAGRYETQGLDWFNAWNEGIQVRINPINGSSWHLAAWGFYSNARAMVYNNWFWDYTRFSLAGEALGAGGVDLTFNTESTQTQFSAYGYYVPHRFSAPGVKLWLKILTHQFEAIGLFPRNALNPTWYDGTQITQDTILGNKFDRSTQTLFLKYQYGDDEQDNFYAGAMFYKNWGNANAWIGTYGDPFGGIVDIWTGSAYDKGASLSDIVGRNATSGMLYVGGVNYDINWQLLGRLTTSPRSDEQSIALTLTKEIIKDLRFRIKIEYFNDTTKAGYAVGNSPVLSQNQTNDRSHIMTWLLHTF; from the coding sequence ATGAAAAAAAGTATGATTGCCCTATGTGTGATTTGCGCGTGTGGCTTTGCGCTAGATTATAGCTTTGGCGGGAGGGCAGAGGCATTTGGCAAATTTAGCTTTAATGATGGCAAGGCAAATGAGGCAGATTCTATAAATCCTAGCGATAGCTATGCTTCGATGTTTGGGGCGCTAGAATGGGCAGTGCGTGAGGGTGGATTAGAGCTTGCTCTAGGTGGTGCGCTTAATACGCTTGCCTATGATAGCACCACTGCGCAAGGTGGAACATCATTAGGTAATGGCTATGTGGGCGCTTGGTGGGGATATAGAGGGAATGAGGGCTTAGAAACACGCCGATATATTTTGCATAACGCCTCCATTGGCTTTGAAAATAGCCTTTTTTCTTTCAAAGCGGGACGATATGAGACGCAAGGGCTTGATTGGTTTAATGCATGGAATGAGGGCATACAAGTGAGGATAAATCCCATAAATGGCTCATCTTGGCATTTGGCGGCTTGGGGATTTTACTCTAATGCGCGTGCAATGGTGTATAATAATTGGTTTTGGGATTATACACGCTTTAGTCTTGCAGGAGAGGCTTTAGGCGCTGGCGGTGTGGATTTAACATTTAATACAGAATCTACACAGACGCAATTTTCAGCCTATGGATATTATGTGCCACACCGCTTTAGCGCGCCGGGCGTAAAGCTTTGGCTTAAAATCTTAACTCATCAGTTTGAAGCTATAGGGCTTTTTCCGCGTAATGCGCTTAATCCTACTTGGTATGATGGCACGCAAATTACGCAGGATACGATACTAGGCAATAAATTTGATAGAAGCACGCAAACGCTTTTCTTAAAATATCAATATGGCGATGATGAGCAAGATAATTTTTATGCGGGAGCTATGTTTTATAAAAACTGGGGGAATGCAAATGCGTGGATAGGCACTTATGGCGACCCATTTGGGGGGATTGTGGATATTTGGACGGGGAGTGCGTATGATAAGGGAGCATCGCTTAGCGATATAGTGGGGCGTAATGCGACAAGCGGTATGCTCTATGTGGGTGGGGTGAATTATGATATAAACTGGCAGTTGCTTGGGCGCTTGACTACAAGTCCGCGCAGTGATGAGCAGAGCATTGCCCTAACGCTCACAAAAGAAATTATAAAAGATTTACGCTTTCGCATAAAGATTGAGTATTTTAATGATACTACCAAAGCAGGCTATGCTGTGGGAAATTCGCCTGTTTTAAGCCAAAATCAAACCAATGATAGAAGTCACATAATGACTTGGCTTTTGCATACATTCTAG